From Chaetodon auriga isolate fChaAug3 chromosome 10, fChaAug3.hap1, whole genome shotgun sequence, a single genomic window includes:
- the ncoa6 gene encoding nuclear receptor coactivator 6 isoform X2 — protein sequence MAHRRTPPQLSQRTEYLEPDNDSDRDSGVGDDAGEDADSCQGSTVTEEDKVNKQDGTEENSWEGEDFTVFVAFQGNMEDEDFTQKLDTILSGIPNMLDMGSERLQPQHVEPWNSVRVTFNIPRDAAERLRLLAQNNQQQLRDLGILSVQIEGEGAINVAVGPNRGQEVRVNGPIGAPGQMRMDVAFPGQPGPGGVRMANPAMVPPGPGMAGQAMVPGSSGQMHPRVPRPPSQTDVMDPMMPGMSVQQQQQLQHQQAGPHGSGPMPPQAAHHMQALQAGRPLNPAALQQLQQQHHQQQQAQQQAQLSQLGQRPPFNPSGQMAVPPGWNQLPPGVLQPPSAQGGPTWRKPPPQAQMVQRPPSLATVQTPSHPPPPYPFGSQQAGQVFSAIGQGQLQQQQQTGVGQFAAPQPKGPQAGPGGVTGPPRPPPPLPPTSGPQGNLAAKSPGSSSSPFQQGSPGTPPMMAQRPTTPQVFAQGVGSPGRAALGQQGNMQQGFMGIPQHGQPGAQVHPGMSKRPMGFPTPNFVQGQVSASTPGTPGGGPSQQLQSSQAMAHTGTQASASTPNSMQGPPHAQPNIMGVQSSMAGPPPGTTAGPSMGQQQPGLQTQMMGLQHQAQPVSSSPSQKVQGQGGGQTVLSRPLSQGQRGGMTPPKQMMPQQGQGVMHGQGQMVGGQGHQAMILQQQQQQQQQQQQQQQQQQQQQQQQQQQQQQQQQNSMMEQMVANQMQGNKQSFGGKIPAGVMPGQMMRGPSPNVPANMAPFQGQVGPQQMTPQQQQQIAQLQQQQLQQQHQLQQQQLQQQQQQQQQQQQQQHQQMNQQQPQQVPIAGNPNQAMGMHGQQMRLPAGHPLIQQQLQQQQQLQQQQKQQQQAMLQQQQQQQQQQQQQQQQQAAQQHPHPLADPNSGTGDLGVQQMVPDMQAQQQQGMMGGPQHMQMGNGHFAGHGMNFNSQFPGQMPMGGPCGQPGGFPVSKDVTLTSPLLVNLLQSDISASQFGPGGKQGAGVGNQAKPKKKKPARKKKPKEGEGQQQVEGLSGLDAAAGMEDSELPNLGGEQSLSLDSSGPKLPDFANRPAGFPGQPGDQRVLQQVPMQFMQQQQQQQQQQQQQQQQQQQQQQQQQQQQQQQQQQMQHMQQQQIQQQQIQQQQQIQQQMQQQQIQQQQQQLQQQQQQMQQQQQMQQMQMQGLQNAQGQQGMAGPQTSGQSQPQIHPHQLQQQQQQQQQQQQQQQQQQQQQQQQQPPPQQPHLQQQQQQQMMMMLKMQQEQAKNRMSIPPGGQLPPRGMSNPEVQRLPVSQQGNMPVMISLQGHGGVPPSPDKARGMPLMVNPQLASTARRMSHPDVGQGPQGTGSEESPAGAHPKQDRPSGSEIGVQPGNGTQQMMANQGSNTHMMKQGPGASPMPQHTGASPQQQLPTQPQQGGALPGLHFPSVPTTSQSSRPKTPNRASPRPYHHPLTPTNRPPSTEPSEINLSPERLNASIAGLFPPKINIPLPPRQPNLNRGFDQQGLNPTTLKAIGQAPPSLTLPGNNNNGSAGGNNTNSNQQPFSTGTVAGGSGAKQDKQPGGQGKRASPSNSRRSSPASSRKSATPSPGRQKGTKMAISCPPPQQQLVNPQGQTMMVSPTSVPPSPVSMPSQVSGGVEAQQTQSPFHGIQGNPVEGVKDSQGMMTTEQRQMPQPQTLPQPLRELSAPRMASPRFPAPQQPKPDLEQQASTLDRQPAQAAPMQDSEVSPTLRTAPTSLNQLLDNTGISNMPLRPVQSNTVRDVMGKDSPKSALDPERPLHGNSQSTDVSSSATTTATINESEAKPKPAVPIPTSSPNLQPASIPSSYPSTNVNSVTTPSLNQNPISSLGINPSPKVIPTVTLCSTLSINTNATMSVSPNTVTCCQSSLASTISTSSNSNSALNPAISALKPSPSPKPVTSVHSVIQIPASSTTISPNQITVFVTSNPITSAPTPQAPTSMVSTMVAVPNKNIRPQDIRQQTPVPRPPQFITTTPVFINPIFQVPGASVAPNTSVVSQSVTMMGPIQVSTTNIQLSPAPSSTQSSGANVTSTQPARSAAGQVQIATSISSSAAVSTLPAPQQINTGAPKTENTGEAGSAQKNSPPVQQPSPHPSPSASSPFQPPLAAPPPCSSPGVVNTIRKSPMSPPPSTQLKSKPPQASAAVTGTADPQQSLVERPAQGPTGSVPAQVFHPPASPAIQIEALAPQTTVAAGAPNSFTLPAVSSPIPVPGQVAVSTQIVTQAPVPAPASVSSPAQTVTSQAPIVTVVGTTTGVSSAALLSTVPPVQSPIPSIVPIVAGPGPVQEVPPTTSSPAANPSGVLPPQSDPPPMEPPVLPAAAPAETTPAPVQQEVPQSQEPAASEKTGEEVSTGSEPGWAKKRKTPINLVPRAAVEKPKGPSRRSSRAEKEVEEEPVADSGIRKRSARPGTSAAVKETGASPTQAKRRKSK from the exons ATGGCGCATCGACGTACCCCACCTCAGCTGTCCCAGAGGACAGAGTACCTGGAACCTGATAATGATTCTGACAGGGACTCTGGTGTTGGGGATGATGCAGGGGAGGATGCTGACAGTTGCCAGGGAAGCACAGTAACAGAAGAGGACAAAGTCAACAAGCAAGATGGCACAGAAGAAAACTCTTGGGAGGGAGaagattttacagtttttgttgCCTTCCAAGGGAATATGGAGGATGAGGATTTCACACAAAAACTTGACACTATCCTCAGTGGGATACCAAACATGCTTGATATGG gctctgagaggctgcagccacagcatGTAGAGCCATGGAACAGTGTGCGGGTTACCTTCAACATTCCTCGGGATGCTGCTGAGCGACTTCGACTGTTAGCCCAGaacaaccagcagcagctgagagaccTGGGGATTCTCTCTGTGCAGATAGAAG GGGAAGGGGCCATCAATGTGGCTGTGGGACCAAATAGAGGGCAAGAAGTCAGAGTGAATGGACCAATTGGAGCACCTGGACAGATGAGAATGGATGTCGCCTTTCCAGGTCAGCCTGGTCCAG GAGGGGTAAGGATGGCAAATCCAGCAATGGTTCCCCCTGGGCCTGGCATGGCAGGTCAAGCTATGGTACCAGGCAGCAGTGGACAGATGCATCCTCGTGTTCCGAGGCCACCTTCACAGACAG ATGTGATGGATCCGATGATGCCAGGTATGTCAgttcagcagcaacagcaacttCAGCACCAACAGGCTGGTCCTCATGGCTCAGGTCCAATGCCTCCTCAGGCTGCCCATCACATGCAGGCTCTGCAGGCTGGGAGACCGCTCAAccctgcagcactgcagcagctacaacagcaacATCACCAACAGCAACAGGCCCAACAGCAAGCTCAGCTCTCCCAGCTTGGACAGAGACCTCCATTCAACCCATCAGGCCAGATGGCGGTGCCTCCTGGCTGGAACCAGTTGCCCCCTGGGGTGCTCCAGCCACCATCTGCCCAAGGAGGCCCTACCTGGAGAAAGCCTCCACCCCAAGCCCAAATGGTTCAGCGTCCACCTTCTCTTGCTACAGTTCAGACTCCCAGTCACCCTCCGCCCCCTTACCCATTTGGCAGTCAGCAGGCTGGGCAGGTATTCAGTGCCATTGGACAGGGACAattacagcaacaacagcagacgGGAGTGGGTCAGTTTGCCGCACCTCAGCCCAAAGGCCCACAAGCTGGCCCTGGTGGTGTCACAGGACCACCCAGaccccctccaccccttccACCAACATCTGGACCACAGGGTAACCTCGCTGCCAAGTCCCCTggttcctcctcatctccttttcAGCAGGGCTCACCAGGGACTCCTCCCATGATGGCTCAGAGACCTACAACTCCACAGGTTTTTGCACAGGGTGTTGGATCACCAGGAAGAGCAGCCCTTGGACAACAGGGTAACATGCAACAAGGATTCATGGGAATACCCCAGCATGGACAGCCTGGGGCCCAAGTTCACCCAG GCATGTCGAAGCGTCCCATGGGCTTTCCAACCCCAAACTTTGTCCAAGGTCAGGTGAGTGCCAGCACTCCAGGAACCCCTGGCGGAGGACCCAGTCAGCAGCTACAGAGCAGTCAAGCAATGGCTCACACAG GAACTCAGGCATCAGCCTCAACGCCGAACTCAATGCAGGGTCCACCCCATGCCCAACCCAACATAATGGGTGTGCAAAGTAGCATGGCAGGTCCTCCTCCGGGTACAACTGCTGGACCTAGTATGGGGCAGCAACAGCCTGGCCTCCAGACCCAGATGATGGGCCTCCAGCATCAGGCCCAGCCCGTGTCCTCCTCCCCCAGCCAGAAGGTTCAAGGCCAGGGTGGAGGTCAGACTGTCCTCTCAAGGCCCCTCAGTCAAGgccagagaggagggatgaCCCCACCCAAGCAGATGATGCCTCAGCAAGGCCAGGGGGTGATGCATGGGCAGGGTCAGATGGTTGGAGGCCAAGGGCACCAGGCCAtgattctgcagcagcagcagcaacagcaacaacaacaacaacaacaacaacagcagcagcaacagcagcagcagcaacaacaacagcaacagcagcagcagcaacaaaactCCATGATGGAACAGATGGTTGCCAACCAGATGCAAGGCAACAAGCAGTCTTTTGGAGGCAAGATTCCAGCTGGGGTCATGCCCGGCCAGATGATGCGTGGCCCTTCTCCAAATGTTCCAGCCAACATGGCTCCATTCCAGGGCCAGGTTGGCCCACAACAGATGActccacaacagcagcaacaaataGCTCAACTCCAACAACAGCAGTTACAGCAACAACACCAGTTGCAACAGcaacagctacagcagcagcaacaacaacagcaacaacaacaacagcagcaacaccagcAAATGAACCAGCAACAGCCCCAGCAGGTTCCCATTGCTGGCAATCCTAATCAAGCTATGGGCATGCATGGGCAACAGATGAGGCTCCCTGCTGGTCATCCTCTTATCCAACAACAGttgcaacagcaacagcagctacagcagcagcagaaacaacagcaacaggccatgttacaacaacaacaacaacaacaacaacaacagcaacaacagcaacagcagcaggctgctcaACAACACCCACATCCTTTGGCAGATCCTAATAGTGGGACAGGGGACTTAGGGGTCCAACAGATGGTCCCTGATAtgcaggcacagcagcagcaaggcaTGATGGGGGGCCCTCAGCACATGCAGATGGGAAATGGCCACTTTGCAGGTCATGGCATGAATTTTAACTCACAGTTCCCAGGTCAGATGCCAATGGGGGGACCCTGTGGACAGCCTGGAGGCTTTCCTGTTAGCAAGGACGTAACACTGACTAGCCCACTGCTAgtcaacctgctgcagagtgaTATCTCAGCCAGCCAGTTTGGACCAGGAGGAAAGCAGGGTGCGGGTGTAGGAAATCAGGCCAAACCCAAAAAGAAGAAACCTGCACGTAAGAAGAAGCccaaagagggagagggacaaCAGCAAGTAGAGGGACTTAG CGGTCTTGATGCAGCTGCTGGCATGGAGGATTCTGAACTGCCAAATCTGGGTGGTGAACAGAGTTTGAGCTTGGACAGTTCTGGCCCGAAACTCCCTGATTTCGCCAACAGGCCTGCGG GCTTCCCTGGACAACCTGGAGACCAGCGAGTATTGCAGCAGGTACCCATGCAGTTtatgcagcaacaacaacagcagcagcaacagcaacaacaacaacaacaacaacaacaacaacaacaacaacagcagcagcagcagcagcaacaacaacaacaacaaatgcagcacatgcaacagcagcagatacagcaacagcaaatacagcaacagcagcaaattcaacaacaaatgcaacagcagcaaatacagcaacagcagcaacaattacaacaacaacaacagcagatgcagcaacagcagcagatgcaaCAGATGCAAATGCAGGGTCTTCAGAATGCTCAAGGTCAGCAGGGGATGGCAGGGCCACAGACTTCGGGTCAAAGCCAGCCCCAAATACACCCTCATcagctgcaacaacaacaacaacaacaacaacaacaacaacagcagcagcagcagcagcagcagcagcagcagcagcagcaacctcCTCCTCAACAGCcacacctccagcagcag CAACaacagcagatgatgatgatgctgaagaTGCAGCAGGAACAGGCAAAAAATCGCATGTCCATCCCTCCAGGAGGGCAGCTCCCTCCTCGGGGCATGAGCAATCCTGAGGTGCAGAGGCTTCCTGTCTCACAGCAAGGAAACATGCCTGTAATGATCAGCCTTCAAGGACATGGAGGGGTACCACCATCACCTGACAAAGCCAGAGGGATGCCCCTGATGGTGAACCCACAG CTTGCAAGCACTGCACGAAGAATGTCACATCCCGATGTAGGACAGGGTCCCCAAGGCACTGGATCTGAAGAGTCCCCTGCAGGGGCCCACCCGAAGCAGGACAGGCCCAGTGGCTCAGAAATTGGGGTACAGCCTGGCAATGGGACCCAGCAGATGATGGCCAATCAGGGCTCCAACACTCATATGATGAAGCAAGGCCCTGGTGCATCACCAATGCCCCAGCACACTGGAGCCAGTCCCCAGCAACAGTTACCGACTCAGCCTCAACAAGGAGGCGCCTTACCGGGCCTTCATTTCCCCAGTGTCCCCACAACCTCACAGAGCTCCAGGCCCAAAACCCCCAACAGAGCCAGCCCCAGGCCATACCACCATCCTCTCACCCCAACTAATCGTCCACCCAGTACTGAGCCCTCTGAAATCAACCTTTCACCTGAGAGGCTAAATGCCTCCATTGCAGGCCTGTTTCCTCCCAAAATCAACATTCCTCTGCCTCCCAGGCAGCCCAACCTAAACAGGGGATTTGACCAGCAAGGTCTTAACCCAACAACTCTGAAAGCCATTGGGCAGGCTCCTCCTAGCCTAACTCTAccaggcaacaacaacaatggcagTGCGGGTGGAAATAACACTAACAGTAATCAACAGCCTTTCTCTACTGGCACAGTAGCAGGAGGTTCAGGTGCTAAACAGGACAAGCAGCCTGGAGGGCAGGGTAAGAGGGCAAGTCCTAGCAATAGTCGGAGGTCAAGTCCAGCCTCTAGCCGCAAGTCAGCCACCCCAAGTCCAGGGAGACAAAAGGGGACAAAGATGGCCATCAGCTGCCCTCCCCCCCAGCAACAGTTGGTCAACCCTCAGGGGCAAACCATGATGGTAAGCCCTACCTCAGTACCCCCAAGTCCAGTATCTATGCCTTCACAAGTGAGTGGGGGCGTGGAGGCACAGCAGACCCAGAGTCCCTTCCATGGGATACAAGGTAACCCTGTTGAGGGAGTCAAGGATAGTCAGGGAATGATGACAACAGAGCAGCGACAGATGCCTCAGCCTCAAACTCTGCCACAGCCTTTGAGGGAGTTATCAGCTCCCAGAATGGCAAGTCCTCGATTTCCAGCACCCCAGCAGCCTAAGCCTGACTTGGAACAGCAGGCTAGCACTCTTGATAGGCAGCCAGCCCAGGCAGCACCCATGCAGGACTCTGAGGTCTCACCTACTCTCAGGACAGCTCCGACTTCCCTCAACCAGTTACTGGATAACACGGGTATCTCAAACATGCCTCTTCGGCCCGTACAGAGTAATACTGTTAGGGATGTTATGGGCAAAGACAGCCCCAAGTCTGCCTTGGATCCAGAGAGACCACTCCACGGTAATTCCCAGAGTACAGATGTGTCATCATCTGCCACTACAACTGCCACTATAAATGAATCAGAAGCTAAACCCAAACCTGCTGTCCCAATCCCTACCAGCAGTCCTAATTTGCAGCCTGCTTCAATACCCAGCTCATACCCGAGCACAAATGTGAACTCTGTTACTACCCCCAGCCTCAACCAAAACCCCATCTCCAGTCTTGGCATCAATCCCAGTCCAAAAGTAATTCCAACAGTTACCCTCTGCTCCACCCTCAGTATTAACACTAATGCCACCATGAGTGTAAGCCCTAATACAGTCACTTGCTGTCAGAGCAGTCTTGCCTCAACTATTAGTACCAGTTCTAACTCCAACTCTGCTCTAAACCCAGCCATTTCAGCTCTAAAACCAAGTCCTAGTCCTAAACCTGTGACCAGTGTTCACTCAGTCATACAGATCCCTGCCTCCTCTACCACCATTTCCCCCAACCAGATCACTGTGTTTGTCACCTCTAACCCAATCACTTCTGCCCCCACTCCCCAGGCACCCACATCTATGGTCTCCACCATGGTAGCTGTCCCCAACAAGAACATTAGACCTCAGGATATCCGGCAGCAGACCCCTGTCCCCAGACCTCCTCAGTTTATCACCACCACTCCTGTATTTATCAACCCAATTTTCCAAGTCCCAGGTGCATCTGTGGCCCCCAATACCTCAGTGGTGTCACAGTCAGTCACCATGATGGGGCCTATCCAGGTATCCACTACAAACATCCAACTTTCCCCTGCCCCAAGCTCCACCCAGTCATCAGGGGCTAACgtgaccagcactcagcctgccaGAAGTGCTGCTGGACAGGTCCAGATTGCCACAAGTATAtcctcatctgcagctgttAGCACCCTACCAGCTCCTCAGCAAATTAACACAGGTGCCCCCAAAACGGAAAATACAGGGGAGGCAGGTTCTGCTCAGAAAAACAGTCCCCCAGTCCAGCAGCCATCTCCCCATCCAAGTCCTTCAGCATCGTCTCCCTTTCAGCCAcctctggctgctcctcctccctgctctaGTCCTGGGGTTGTCAACACCATCCGAAAGAGCCCCATGTCTCCACCTCCCAGTACCCAATTGAAAAGTAAACCTCCACAGGCTTCTGCAGCTGTTACTGGTACAGCTGACCCCCAGCAGAGTCTTGTAGAAAGGCCTGCACAGGGACCCACTGGGTCTGTGCCAGCACAGGTTTTTCATCCTCCTGCTAGTCCTGCCATTCAGATTGAAGCACTGGCTCCCCAAACTACTGTTGCTGCTGGTGCTCCAAACAGCTTTACTCTGCCTGCAGTCTCGTCTCCAATTCCAGTGCCTGGCCAAGTTGCTGTTTCTACTCAGATTGTTACCCAGGCTCCAGTGCCTGCACCAGCTTCAGTCTCAAGCCCAGCCCAGACTGTAACTTCTCAAGCTCCTATTGTCACTGTAGTTGGTACTACCACAGGTGTCTCTTCTGCTGCCTTGCTCTCTACGGTTCCTCCTGTACAAAGTCCCATACCGTCCATTGTTCCAATTgttgctggacctggacctgttCAGGAGGTTCCCCCTACTACGTCCTCTCCAGCTGCTAACCCCAGCGGAGTTCTGCCACCTCAGTCTGACCCCCCACCTATGGAGCCCCCtgtgctgccagctgcagcacctGCTGAAACCACCCCAG CACCTGTTCAACAGGAAGTCCCACAGTCGCAAGAACCTGCTGCCAGTGAGAAGACGG GTGAAGAGGTCTCTACAGGTTCTGAGCCGGG AtgggcaaagaaaagaaagacgcCCATCAACTTAGTCCCAAG agctgctgtggagaagcCCAAGGGACCGAGCAGACGCAGCTCCCGGgcagagaaggaggtggaggaggagccaGTAGCGGACAGTGGCATTAGGAAGAGATCAGCCAGGCCTGGAACCAGCGCTGCTGTAAAAG AAACTGGAGCCAGCCCCACCCAGGCCAAACGAAGGAAGTCTAAATAG